AAGAAGCAGCGGTTGCTGGACAAGGGTCTCGACGAGGACGCCCTCGAGAAACGCTACAAGTTCACGCGCCGCTTCCAGGCCGAGGAGGAGGCCATGGCCGCGGCCTCGCTCATCGTCACCAGCACGACCCAGGAGATGACCGACCAGTACAGCTCCTACAACAATTACCGCACCCGCAACATGAAGGTCATCCCGCCCGGCGTGGACCTGGACCGTTTCCGCCCGCGGCGCAGGCGGGATCCCGTGCCCCCGATCAAGGCGGAACTCGCGCGTTTCCTGCGCGAGCCGGACAAGCCGATGATCCTCTGCCTGGCCCGCCCGGACGAGCGCAAGAACTTCCGCACCCTGGTGCAGGCCTACGGCCGCGATCCCGAACTGCAGGACATGGCCAACCTGATCCTGATCGCCGGCACGCGCGACGGCATCGCGGCCCTGAAGCCGCCCGAACGGCGCGTCCTGCTGGATATCGTTCAGCTCATCGATGAATACGATCTCTACGGACGCGTGGCGTATCCCAAGCGCCACGACCCCGAGGACGTGCCGGACATGTACCGCCTGGCGGCGCAGAGCC
Above is a window of bacterium DNA encoding:
- a CDS encoding glycosyltransferase; protein product: KKQRLLDKGLDEDALEKRYKFTRRFQAEEEAMAAASLIVTSTTQEMTDQYSSYNNYRTRNMKVIPPGVDLDRFRPRRRRDPVPPIKAELARFLREPDKPMILCLARPDERKNFRTLVQAYGRDPELQDMANLILIAGTRDGIAALKPPERRVLLDIVQLIDEYDLYGRVAYPKRHDPEDVPDMYRLAAQSRGVFVNPALTEPFGLTLIEAAASGLPVVATRDGGPLDIIAQCHNGVLIDPLDAADMARALKKVLSESQAWRLRAANGVVRANNLYTWTNHVATYLSHLERLLDRPGPFIRDHDLSVADIGLPAGAGVRGVLDRIASRKRARRRPRDYFVVGTDSAGKRPPVPAKRPAAIVGLHDFTARIGASDT